The Mucilaginibacter mallensis genome has a segment encoding these proteins:
- a CDS encoding cyanophycinase: MTPKGKLIIIGGAVDMGSNISAQENILQPNYIKFFEQGILKRIITESAKHEGSKIEVILTASQIPELVGDEYIKAFNHLNVTHINVLDIRTREDAAKKEYLDRIREADVVMFSGGDQLRLSAIFGGTEFLQILKKRYQNEHFVIAGTSAGAAAASAHMIYRGSSNEALIKGHVQITAGLGFIDSVFVDTHFVQRGRIGRLLYAVASNPGILGIGLGEDAGLLITEGTMMEAIGSGLIILVDGRNMVATNIYEVEMGSPVSIENLKVHVMSIFDKYDLKQHKLLIKKIVKIEDGVFIKVGDSDLKR, translated from the coding sequence ATGACGCCAAAAGGAAAACTGATAATAATAGGAGGTGCCGTTGATATGGGAAGTAATATCAGCGCGCAGGAGAATATTTTACAGCCTAATTATATCAAGTTTTTTGAGCAGGGCATTCTAAAGCGCATCATCACCGAATCGGCTAAGCACGAGGGTTCAAAAATTGAGGTGATACTTACCGCTTCACAAATACCAGAACTGGTGGGCGATGAATACATTAAGGCCTTTAACCACCTTAATGTTACCCATATTAATGTGCTCGATATCCGCACACGTGAAGATGCCGCCAAAAAAGAATACCTCGACCGTATCCGTGAAGCCGATGTAGTGATGTTTAGCGGCGGCGATCAGCTTCGCCTGAGCGCCATATTTGGTGGTACCGAGTTTTTACAGATCCTGAAAAAGCGCTACCAGAACGAACACTTTGTTATCGCGGGCACATCAGCCGGAGCGGCGGCAGCTTCGGCACATATGATCTACCGCGGTTCAAGCAATGAGGCCCTAATAAAGGGCCACGTGCAGATCACCGCCGGACTGGGCTTTATTGATTCTGTTTTTGTTGATACCCACTTTGTACAGCGCGGCCGCATAGGCAGATTATTATATGCCGTAGCCAGCAACCCCGGCATATTAGGTATAGGACTGGGTGAGGATGCAGGTCTGCTAATTACCGAAGGCACCATGATGGAAGCCATAGGCTCGGGCTTAATTATTTTGGTTGATGGCCGCAACATGGTTGCCACCAATATATACGAAGTGGAGATGGGCTCGCCGGTATCAATTGAAAACCTGAAAGTGCATGTAATGTCCATCTTTGATAAGTACGATCTGAAACAACACAAACTACTCATCAAAAAAATTGTTAAGATTGAAGACGGCGTATTTATAAAAGTCGGTGATAGCGATTTAAAACGATAA
- a CDS encoding isoaspartyl peptidase/L-asparaginase: MKLIIHGGFFSESQTNQEVKKAKQTALREIVELCYKYLQDHTAFETVVYTVALLEDSELFNAGTGSQIQSDGKIRLSASLMDGKTLRFSGVINVEDVKNPICVAEKLQDYEDKVLSGKGAQDFARENGFDYYNPETPQRRMEYEQKLSDSIRLGTVGCVALDGDGNLAAATSTGGKGFEIPGRVSDSATAAGNYCNGFAGISCTGVGEDIVSGAVAAKIVTRVTDGMPLFFATEKTLDELKPFDGFAGIIGISANGDIYHADTHPYMVWALHDTQIQVFE, encoded by the coding sequence ATGAAACTAATCATCCACGGCGGCTTCTTCAGCGAATCGCAAACCAACCAGGAAGTTAAAAAAGCCAAGCAAACGGCCTTAAGAGAAATTGTGGAGCTTTGCTACAAATACCTGCAGGATCACACAGCGTTTGAAACAGTTGTTTATACTGTAGCACTACTTGAAGACTCTGAACTTTTTAATGCCGGTACCGGCTCACAAATACAAAGCGATGGCAAGATCAGGCTCAGCGCATCATTAATGGATGGCAAAACCCTGCGTTTTTCGGGTGTTATAAATGTTGAAGATGTAAAAAACCCCATCTGTGTAGCCGAGAAATTGCAGGATTACGAGGATAAAGTATTAAGTGGCAAAGGTGCGCAGGATTTTGCCCGTGAAAATGGCTTTGATTATTACAATCCAGAAACCCCGCAGCGCCGCATGGAATACGAACAAAAGTTAAGTGACTCTATTCGCCTGGGTACCGTTGGCTGTGTAGCGCTTGATGGCGATGGTAATTTGGCGGCAGCTACCTCAACCGGGGGCAAAGGCTTTGAAATACCGGGCCGTGTAAGCGATTCTGCTACCGCGGCAGGTAATTATTGCAATGGCTTCGCGGGCATTTCGTGCACCGGCGTAGGTGAGGATATTGTAAGCGGCGCCGTAGCCGCAAAAATAGTTACCCGGGTAACCGACGGCATGCCATTATTCTTCGCTACCGAGAAGACTTTAGACGAGCTAAAACCTTTCGACGGCTTTGCCGGCATCATAGGCATATCAGCCAATGGCGATATCTATCATGCTGATACGCACCCTTATATGGTGTGGGCATTACACGATACACAAATCCAGGTTTTTGAATAA
- a CDS encoding tetratricopeptide repeat protein, translating into MTISYSASAQWWRVSILRHRYPAVTLVKDNPAAHLHFPIPKFAATKIKPFALKESDFSIELAEDALIRTAQHNMRFRIYDQASYNFSELAKLYIKQNRLSEAKWYLLQSNSISRTQNDNKHTIANLMSLALIKADMGDIVLAQQDLAEAYQIANTQGWHADMANIDKEVKYIQLNRTTASKTELRYDDAVMAAIIATAANAKKTD; encoded by the coding sequence ATGACAATAAGCTACTCGGCCTCGGCCCAGTGGTGGAGAGTTAGCATTTTAAGGCACCGCTACCCGGCAGTTACACTTGTAAAAGATAACCCTGCCGCGCACCTGCATTTCCCCATTCCAAAATTTGCTGCAACTAAAATAAAGCCATTCGCCCTAAAGGAGAGCGATTTTAGTATTGAATTGGCCGAGGATGCGCTCATCAGAACCGCCCAGCATAATATGCGTTTCAGGATTTATGACCAGGCCAGCTACAACTTTAGCGAACTCGCAAAGCTATATATCAAACAAAACCGTTTGTCCGAAGCTAAATGGTACTTGCTGCAAAGCAATTCCATATCACGCACGCAGAATGACAATAAGCATACGATTGCCAATTTAATGTCGTTAGCCCTGATCAAGGCTGATATGGGCGATATTGTTTTGGCCCAGCAGGACCTGGCAGAAGCCTATCAGATAGCTAATACCCAGGGCTGGCATGCCGATATGGCTAATATTGATAAAGAAGTAAAATACATACAGTTAAACAGAACAACCGCCTCAAAAACTGAACTCCGTTATGACGATGCCGTTATGGCTGCTATTATAGCTACGGCTGCCAATGCTAAAAAAACTGATTGA